One segment of Sesamum indicum cultivar Zhongzhi No. 13 linkage group LG4, S_indicum_v1.0, whole genome shotgun sequence DNA contains the following:
- the LOC105160297 gene encoding probable 6-phosphogluconolactonase 4, chloroplastic, which produces MAPKMRNQNVIILPTEEDVAMGLAPYVAGLSEKNILEKGSFTVVLSGGTLIQTLRKLTQSPYKETVNWSRWFIFWVDERVVPLDNPDSNYLLAWNGFLSKVPIPSSNIYPIHYCPSSEVVAKDYQFQLLKLVERKVLPLSPTGFPQFDLMLLGIGPDGHVASLFPNRPQRYDKTDWVTYINDSPKPPPKRITFTFPVINSANNIAMVVTDKEEADAVAITLENIPVRPPLPCSEVKAQVLLTWFLDKDAASKLAPKCNK; this is translated from the exons ATGGCGCCCAAAATGCgaaatcaaaatgtaataattttgccCACAGAGGAAGACGTGGCGATGGGCTTAGCGCCCTACGTAGCCGGACTCTctgaaaaaaacatattagaAAAGGGTTCTTTCACCGTTGTTCTCTCCGGCGGAACCCTAATACAGACACTTAG GAAGCTGACTCAATCTCCGTACAAAGAAACTGTGAATTGGTCGAGATGGTTTATATTTTGGGTGGACGAGAGGGTGGTTCCTCTGGATAATCCTGATAGTAACTACCTTCTTGCATGGAACGGCTTTCTTTCCAAG GTGCCAATCCCCAGTAGCAATATCTATCCCATCCACTACTGCCCCTCATCGGAAGTTGTGGCCAAAGATTACCAATTCCAGCTGCTGAAACTGGTGGAACGTAAGGTCCTCCCATTATCGCCCACCGGCTTCCCCCAGTTCGACCTCATGCTGCTGGGAATCGGCCCCGACGGCCACGTCGCCTCTCTTTTCCCCAACCGCCCCCAGCGCTACGACAAAACTGATTGGGTGACATACATTAACGACTCCCCGAAGCCACCGCCGAAGAGAATCACCTTCACTTTTCCGGTGATCAACTCCGCCAACAACATCGCGATGGTGGTGACGGACAAGGAGGAAGCTGACGCCGTCGCTATTACTCTGGAGAATATTCCGGTTAGGCCGCCGCTGCCTTGCTCTGAGGTGAAGGCGCAGGTGCTGTTGACCTGGTTTTTGGACAAGGATGCTGCCTCCAAACTTGCTCCTAAATGTAATAAGTAG